The Nitrososphaerota archaeon genome has a segment encoding these proteins:
- the gatC gene encoding Asp-tRNA(Asn)/Glu-tRNA(Gln) amidotransferase subunit GatC: MRGISKEEVKHLAWLAKIELSVQEEETLSKQIADVLNYFKVLDKIDTKNIEPAYHIREVKNVFRPDEPRKANADEILKLAPAKKGRYIKAPKIV; encoded by the coding sequence ATGAGAGGGATTTCTAAGGAAGAGGTCAAGCACCTTGCTTGGCTTGCGAAGATCGAACTCAGTGTGCAAGAAGAAGAAACTCTTTCTAAACAGATTGCAGATGTTTTGAACTACTTCAAGGTTCTCGACAAAATAGACACTAAAAATATTGAACCGGCTTATCACATAAGGGAAGTTAAGAATGTATTCAGGCCAGATGAGCCAAGAAAGGCCAACGCTGATGAGATTCTGAAACTCGCCCCTGCGAAGAAAGGCCGTTACATCAAAGCCCCGAAGATAGTTTAG